One stretch of Mycolicibacterium fallax DNA includes these proteins:
- a CDS encoding restriction endonuclease subunit S gives MSGVAEQGRTRLRFCLDVDPAVPSALRADPDRLVSFLPMEAVGERGGLDLSREIRAGDALSGYTFVANGDVVLAKVTPCFENGKGAVASGLTNGVGFATTEVYTLRPRPSTDARFLDFTLQSAVFRQYGTARLTGAGGLKRVSATDVRNFVLVVPPLDEQRAIADFLDRETARIDTLIEEQQRLIDLLRERRQTSIDESVWCGIDGDIGVQSVIEPAPKVPVHWNRLRNKQILEEADGVSADGSEELLSVSHLTGVTPRSEKNVTMIEADSLDGYRLVEPGDLVINTMWAWMGALGVSSYSGIVSPAYGVYRPLRHAALEPRYFDYLYRSRPYVVEMTRYSRGIWSSRLRIYPEVFLRLPVPVPPLDEQRRIAAYLDEQTSKIDTLIAETERFIELARERRSALITAAVTGQIDVRAEVA, from the coding sequence GTGAGCGGTGTCGCTGAGCAGGGCCGGACGCGGCTGCGGTTCTGCCTGGACGTCGACCCGGCGGTCCCTTCTGCACTGAGAGCTGACCCTGACCGGTTGGTCTCATTCCTGCCGATGGAGGCTGTCGGCGAGCGCGGTGGATTGGACCTTTCGCGTGAGATCCGTGCAGGGGATGCGTTGTCTGGGTACACGTTCGTCGCGAATGGCGACGTTGTGCTCGCGAAGGTAACACCGTGTTTCGAGAACGGGAAAGGTGCCGTCGCATCAGGTCTGACCAACGGAGTCGGATTCGCTACAACCGAGGTCTACACACTCCGTCCCCGTCCCTCGACGGATGCTCGGTTCTTGGACTTCACCCTTCAGTCAGCAGTCTTTCGGCAGTACGGGACAGCTCGATTGACTGGGGCGGGCGGTCTGAAGCGCGTGTCCGCGACCGATGTGCGGAACTTTGTCCTCGTCGTTCCTCCGCTCGACGAGCAGCGCGCCATCGCCGACTTCCTGGACCGGGAGACGGCCCGGATCGACACGCTCATCGAGGAGCAGCAGCGGCTCATCGACCTGCTGCGGGAACGCAGGCAGACAAGCATCGATGAGAGTGTTTGGTGCGGTATCGACGGGGACATCGGGGTTCAGTCTGTGATCGAACCGGCACCGAAGGTCCCTGTCCACTGGAATCGTCTCCGCAACAAGCAGATTCTTGAAGAGGCGGACGGCGTGTCCGCAGACGGATCCGAGGAACTCCTATCCGTCTCCCATCTGACCGGGGTGACCCCGCGATCCGAGAAGAACGTGACCATGATCGAGGCGGACAGCCTTGATGGTTACCGGCTTGTGGAACCAGGCGATCTCGTCATCAATACGATGTGGGCGTGGATGGGTGCGCTCGGCGTCTCCAGCTACTCGGGCATCGTCAGCCCCGCATATGGGGTTTATCGGCCATTGCGACACGCAGCGCTCGAACCGAGGTACTTCGACTACCTGTACAGATCGCGCCCGTACGTCGTTGAGATGACCCGCTACTCGCGAGGGATTTGGTCTTCGCGACTCCGGATCTATCCCGAGGTGTTCCTTAGGCTCCCCGTCCCCGTCCCACCCCTCGACGAGCAGCGGCGCATCGCAGCCTACCTCGACGAGCAGACCTCGAAGATCGACACCCTCATCGCCGAAACCGAGCGGTTCATCGAGCTCGCTCGCGAGCGCCGGTCCGCGCTGATCACCGCGGCGGTGACGGGGCAGATCGACGTGCGGGCGGAGGTGGCCTGA
- a CDS encoding glycosyltransferase family 4 protein: MRIGMVCPYSFDVPGGVQAHVLQLAEVYIERGHHVSVLAPSSPGVELPDFVVSGGKSLAIPYNGSVARLRFGPAAHRRVKRWLARGDFDVLHLHEPNAPSLSMLALQAAEGPIVATFHTSTTKSLTLSLVQGFLRPFHEKIVGRIAVSDLARRWQMEALGSDAVEIPNGVPVAEFAEGPLLDGYPRPGHSVLFLGRFDEPRKGMDTLIGALPALVARYPDIEILIVGRGDEDALREQAGPHAGQLRFLGQVSDAEKAAALRSADVYVAPNTGGESFGIVLVEAMAAGTPVVASNLDAFRRVLRDGEDGALFPIGDSAALAAAVSTLLDDDDARARMVASATAAVQRFDWSVVADQIMRVYETVAAPGVKVTVAS; this comes from the coding sequence ATGCGGATCGGCATGGTGTGCCCGTACTCGTTCGACGTGCCCGGCGGCGTGCAGGCCCACGTGCTGCAGCTGGCCGAGGTGTACATCGAGCGCGGCCACCACGTCAGCGTGCTGGCGCCGTCCTCGCCGGGAGTCGAGCTGCCCGACTTCGTCGTCTCCGGCGGTAAATCGCTGGCCATCCCGTACAACGGGTCGGTGGCCCGGCTGCGGTTCGGTCCGGCCGCCCACCGCCGGGTCAAGCGGTGGCTGGCCCGCGGCGACTTCGACGTGCTGCACCTGCACGAACCCAACGCCCCCAGCCTGTCGATGCTGGCGCTGCAGGCCGCCGAGGGGCCGATCGTCGCGACGTTTCACACCTCGACGACCAAATCGCTGACCCTGTCGCTGGTCCAGGGCTTCCTGCGGCCCTTCCACGAGAAGATCGTCGGCCGGATCGCCGTGTCGGACCTGGCCCGGCGCTGGCAGATGGAGGCGCTGGGTTCGGATGCGGTGGAGATCCCCAACGGGGTGCCGGTCGCCGAGTTCGCCGAGGGGCCGCTGCTGGACGGCTACCCGCGGCCCGGCCACTCGGTGCTGTTCCTGGGGCGCTTCGACGAGCCGCGCAAGGGGATGGACACCCTGATCGGGGCGTTGCCCGCGCTGGTGGCGCGCTACCCCGACATCGAGATCCTGATCGTCGGGCGCGGCGACGAGGACGCGCTGCGCGAGCAGGCCGGCCCGCACGCCGGGCAGCTGCGCTTCCTCGGCCAGGTCAGTGACGCCGAGAAGGCCGCCGCGCTGCGCAGCGCCGACGTGTACGTGGCCCCCAACACCGGCGGGGAGAGCTTCGGCATCGTGCTGGTGGAGGCGATGGCCGCCGGCACCCCGGTGGTGGCCAGCAACCTGGACGCGTTCCGGCGGGTGCTGCGCGACGGCGAGGACGGCGCCCTGTTCCCGATCGGCGACTCCGCGGCGCTGGCCGCCGCGGTCAGCACGCTGCTCGACGACGACGACGCGCGCGCCCGGATGGTCGCCTCGGCCACCGCGGCGGTGCAGCGCTTCGACTGGTCGGTGGTCGCCGACCAGATCATGCGGGTCTATGAGACCGTCGCGGCCCCCGGCGTGAAGGTGACGGTGGCGAGCTGA
- the pdxS gene encoding pyridoxal 5'-phosphate synthase lyase subunit PdxS, whose product MNSAAADSSASIEQTGTARVKRGMAEMLKGGVIMDVVTPEQAKIAEAAGAVAVMALERVPADIRAQGGVSRMSDPDMIEGIIAAVTIPVMAKARIGHFVEAQILQSLGVDYVDESEVLTPADYANHIDKWAFTVPFVCGATNLGEALRRITEGAAMIRSKGEAGTGDVSNATGHMRSIGAEIRRLTSLSPDELYVAAKELQAPYDLVVEVAKAGKLPVTMFTAGGIATPADAAMMMQLGAEGVFVGSGIFKSGDPAARAAAIVKATTFYDDPDVLAKVSRGLGEAMVGINVDEIPAPHRLAERGW is encoded by the coding sequence GTGAACAGCGCCGCCGCCGATTCCTCGGCAAGCATCGAACAGACCGGCACCGCGCGGGTGAAGCGCGGCATGGCCGAGATGCTCAAGGGCGGCGTCATCATGGACGTTGTCACCCCCGAGCAGGCCAAGATCGCCGAGGCCGCCGGCGCCGTCGCCGTGATGGCGCTGGAGCGGGTGCCCGCCGACATCCGCGCGCAGGGCGGGGTGTCGCGGATGAGCGATCCGGACATGATCGAGGGGATCATCGCCGCGGTCACCATCCCGGTGATGGCCAAGGCCCGGATCGGCCACTTCGTCGAGGCGCAGATCCTGCAGAGCCTGGGCGTGGACTACGTCGACGAGTCCGAGGTGCTCACCCCGGCCGACTACGCCAACCACATCGACAAGTGGGCGTTCACCGTGCCGTTCGTCTGCGGCGCCACCAACCTCGGCGAGGCGCTGCGCCGGATCACCGAGGGCGCGGCGATGATCCGCTCCAAGGGCGAGGCCGGCACCGGCGACGTCTCCAACGCCACCGGCCACATGCGCAGCATCGGCGCCGAGATCCGCCGGCTGACCTCGCTGTCGCCCGACGAGCTCTACGTCGCCGCCAAGGAACTGCAGGCGCCCTACGACCTGGTGGTCGAGGTGGCCAAGGCCGGCAAGCTGCCGGTCACCATGTTCACCGCCGGCGGCATCGCCACCCCGGCCGACGCGGCGATGATGATGCAGCTCGGCGCCGAGGGCGTGTTCGTCGGCTCCGGCATCTTCAAGTCCGGTGATCCGGCGGCCCGCGCGGCCGCCATCGTCAAGGCCACCACCTTCTACGACGATCCCGACGTGCTGGCCAAGGTGTCCCGCGGTCTGGGTGAGGCGATGGTCGGCATCAACGTCGACGAGATCCCGGCGCCGCATCGGCTGGCCGAACGCGGCTGGTGA
- a CDS encoding type I restriction-modification system subunit M, whose protein sequence is MSKLGNFVWGIADQLRGVYKPHQYGGVILPFTILRRLDCILEPSRDEVRILAEKYTGGALEVQVKRKTGLAFYNTSAFDFKTLLEDPEGLRANLMDYITGFSANIDVFERFKFENELATLDEKNRLYLVTSQFAEVDLHPDVMSNAEMGDLFEHLIYKFAEASNEEAGEHYTPRDAIRLMVDLLFAEESAALLEPGTVRTIYDPTAGTGGMLSVAEERLLERNPEARLRLYGQEINDQSYAICKSDMIAKGQDAGNIRLGDTLDDDLFFDRTFDFCMSNPPYGVDWKAAQESVKKEALAPNSRFSHGLPSIGDGQMLFLSHLASKMRPAHDGGGRAGIVLNGSPLFNGAAESGPSQIRQWLLESDLVEAIIALPTNMFFNTGIATYIWILDNTKRPERFGTVQLIDATSFWTKMRKSLGSKSREVDEKARDRILALYDGFDDADPDYSKVFTANDFGYWTITVERPLLTETGKVSTDRKGNPKPDSKLRDTENIPFTYGGNTDGDAGRAATIKAYFDAEVLPHVPDAWVDTAKTKVGYEIPFTRHFYKYVPPRPLAEIDADLEKQVAKIMDLLREIEQ, encoded by the coding sequence TTGAGCAAGCTGGGCAACTTCGTGTGGGGGATCGCTGATCAGCTCCGGGGTGTGTACAAACCGCACCAGTACGGCGGCGTGATCCTCCCGTTCACGATCCTGCGGCGCCTGGACTGCATCCTCGAACCCAGCCGCGACGAGGTGCGGATCCTCGCCGAGAAGTACACCGGCGGAGCCCTGGAAGTGCAGGTCAAGCGCAAGACCGGCCTGGCGTTCTACAACACCAGCGCGTTCGACTTCAAGACGCTGCTGGAGGACCCGGAGGGCCTGCGCGCGAACCTGATGGACTACATCACCGGGTTCTCCGCCAACATCGACGTCTTCGAACGGTTCAAGTTCGAGAACGAGCTCGCCACCCTCGATGAGAAGAACCGGCTGTACCTGGTGACATCGCAGTTCGCCGAGGTGGACCTGCACCCCGACGTGATGTCGAACGCCGAGATGGGCGACCTGTTCGAGCACCTGATCTACAAATTCGCCGAGGCGTCCAACGAGGAGGCCGGCGAGCACTACACCCCGCGCGACGCGATCCGGTTGATGGTGGACCTGCTGTTCGCCGAGGAGAGCGCGGCGCTGCTCGAACCCGGCACCGTCCGCACCATCTACGATCCCACCGCCGGTACCGGTGGCATGTTGTCGGTCGCCGAGGAGCGGCTGCTGGAACGCAACCCCGAGGCCCGGCTGCGGCTGTACGGGCAGGAGATCAACGACCAGTCGTATGCGATCTGCAAGTCCGACATGATCGCCAAGGGGCAGGACGCCGGCAACATCCGCCTCGGCGACACCCTGGACGACGATCTGTTTTTCGACCGGACCTTCGACTTCTGCATGTCCAACCCGCCCTACGGGGTGGACTGGAAAGCCGCCCAGGAATCGGTGAAGAAGGAAGCGCTGGCACCGAATTCCCGGTTCTCGCACGGGCTTCCGTCGATCGGCGATGGGCAGATGCTGTTCCTGAGCCACCTGGCGTCGAAGATGCGGCCCGCGCACGACGGCGGCGGCCGCGCGGGGATTGTGCTCAACGGGTCGCCGTTGTTCAACGGCGCCGCCGAGTCCGGGCCGTCCCAGATCCGGCAGTGGCTGCTGGAATCCGATCTGGTGGAGGCGATCATCGCGCTCCCGACGAACATGTTCTTCAACACCGGCATCGCCACCTACATCTGGATCCTCGACAACACCAAGCGGCCCGAGCGGTTCGGCACGGTGCAACTGATCGACGCCACCTCGTTCTGGACCAAGATGCGCAAGAGTCTCGGATCGAAGAGCCGCGAGGTCGACGAGAAGGCCCGCGACCGCATCCTGGCGCTCTACGACGGCTTTGACGACGCCGACCCCGACTACTCGAAAGTGTTCACCGCCAACGACTTCGGCTACTGGACCATCACCGTCGAGCGGCCGCTGCTGACCGAGACCGGGAAGGTGTCCACTGACCGGAAGGGCAACCCGAAGCCGGACTCCAAGCTGCGCGACACCGAGAACATCCCGTTCACCTACGGCGGCAACACCGACGGCGACGCCGGTCGGGCAGCGACGATCAAGGCCTACTTCGACGCCGAGGTCCTGCCGCACGTGCCCGACGCCTGGGTCGACACCGCGAAAACCAAGGTGGGCTACGAGATTCCGTTCACCCGGCACTTCTACAAGTACGTGCCGCCCCGGCCGCTCGCCGAGATCGACGCGGATCTGGAAAAACAGGTCGCGAAGATTATGGACTTGCTGCGGGAGATCGAGCAGTGA
- a CDS encoding type I restriction endonuclease subunit R → MAQHNEIEFEKEIAEYLAAHGWLYSPSGTGYDKERALFPEDVLGWLADTQPDQLAKVVKPGSKDLAKQQGQLLDRIVKVLDTQLDNGGGTLNLLRKGFSHLSAKLAMCVFRPESTLNPKRNADYAAVRLRVMRQVYFSTADNRSVDLVFFVNGLPVATAELKTDFTQTVADAITQYRTSRLPKDPATGKPQPLFTSGKRALVHFAVSNDEVWMTTRLAGEKTHFLPFNRGTETGGAGNPLNPTGSRTSYLWERVLQRDAWLNILGRLMYIKHETSTDPISGKTSKSSTLRFPRFHQWEAVTELTAAVTTEGAGHRYLIQHSAGSGKTDSIAWTAHRMARLQVDNEKVFDSVIVVTDRNVLDAQLQDAIKQIDNDQGIVVAIDRDEAAKVGATKAGLLAKALSDGKLIIVVTIQTFPFAMDEIRKSKGLRGKTFAVIADEAHSSQSGQIAGKLKAVLTAEELKDIEEGGEVDVEAILAAEATERAASENISYFAFTATPKGKTLELFGREPSTGENPVPFHVYTMKQAIEEGYILDVLTGYHSFKLAFQIGQNAGGGTEVDQSEATKAVMKWVKLNPQTISQKSAIIVEHFREKVAELLDGHAKAMVVTDSRKAAVRYKLAIDDYIARKGYGSGTLVAFSGAVQDPESGPDDFTEANMNPGVRDLRTAFRGDPYQIMIVANKFQTGFDQPLLCAMYVDRILSGVTAVQTLSRLNRTYRTPSGVAKTAADTQVVDFVNEPAAIREAFEPYFTDAFLETATDPNLVHDLAAKLDTFGIYTQAEIDQCAEAFVKGKGNHALSAAIDPGKKRFAERYQAALIDNGGEGDKAAIAELDMFRKDVGSFVRLYDFMSQIIDYGDPELEKKQVYLRNLERVIRPENYTAPIDLSDVVLKHVKQIDKGRVDIGLGTRTGLVGVTAAGSGEKRDPKMVAFQQVLDRLNDLFGSEDFTESQKVSFLEALLATLLDDHALVQQAKVNSAKQFVESPDFDDAVTGAVVDNQGAHAKMSDYFFTNAPGRTHLISDIAKWFHQVVSAAG, encoded by the coding sequence ATGGCGCAGCACAACGAGATCGAGTTCGAGAAGGAGATCGCCGAGTACCTGGCCGCTCACGGCTGGCTGTACTCCCCGAGCGGCACCGGATACGACAAGGAACGGGCGCTGTTCCCCGAGGACGTCCTCGGCTGGCTCGCCGACACCCAGCCCGACCAGCTGGCGAAGGTCGTCAAGCCGGGCTCCAAGGACCTCGCCAAGCAGCAGGGGCAGCTGCTCGACCGGATCGTGAAGGTCCTTGACACACAGCTGGATAACGGCGGTGGCACCCTGAACCTGTTGCGGAAAGGGTTTTCCCACCTGTCGGCGAAGCTGGCGATGTGCGTGTTCCGGCCGGAGTCCACCCTGAACCCCAAGCGCAACGCCGACTACGCCGCGGTCCGGTTGCGGGTGATGCGGCAGGTGTATTTCTCCACCGCCGACAACCGATCGGTGGACCTGGTGTTCTTCGTCAACGGCCTGCCGGTCGCCACCGCCGAGCTCAAGACCGACTTCACCCAGACCGTTGCCGACGCGATCACCCAGTACCGCACCTCCCGACTGCCGAAGGATCCCGCAACCGGGAAGCCGCAGCCGCTGTTCACCTCCGGCAAGCGGGCGCTGGTGCACTTCGCCGTCTCCAACGACGAGGTGTGGATGACCACCCGCCTCGCGGGCGAGAAGACGCACTTCCTGCCGTTCAACCGCGGGACGGAGACCGGCGGCGCCGGAAACCCGCTGAACCCCACGGGGTCACGGACCTCGTATCTCTGGGAACGGGTTCTGCAGCGCGATGCCTGGCTGAACATCCTGGGCCGGCTGATGTACATCAAGCACGAGACCTCGACCGACCCGATCAGCGGAAAGACCAGCAAGTCGTCGACCCTGCGGTTTCCCCGATTCCACCAGTGGGAGGCCGTCACCGAACTCACCGCGGCGGTCACCACCGAGGGCGCCGGGCACCGGTATCTCATTCAGCATTCCGCCGGGTCCGGCAAGACCGACTCCATCGCCTGGACCGCGCACCGGATGGCGCGCCTGCAGGTCGACAATGAGAAGGTCTTCGACTCGGTCATCGTGGTCACCGACCGCAACGTCCTCGACGCCCAGCTGCAGGATGCGATCAAACAGATCGACAATGATCAGGGCATCGTCGTGGCGATCGATCGCGACGAGGCGGCCAAGGTCGGCGCGACGAAGGCGGGACTGCTGGCGAAGGCCCTGTCCGACGGCAAGCTGATCATCGTCGTCACCATCCAAACCTTCCCGTTCGCCATGGACGAGATCCGAAAGAGCAAGGGGCTCAGGGGCAAGACGTTCGCCGTCATCGCCGACGAGGCGCACTCGTCGCAGTCCGGCCAGATCGCCGGCAAGCTCAAGGCCGTGCTGACCGCCGAGGAACTCAAGGACATCGAGGAGGGCGGGGAGGTCGACGTCGAGGCGATCCTCGCCGCGGAGGCCACCGAACGGGCCGCATCGGAGAACATCTCCTACTTCGCGTTCACCGCGACCCCGAAGGGCAAGACGCTGGAGCTGTTCGGCCGGGAGCCGTCGACGGGGGAGAACCCGGTGCCGTTCCACGTCTACACCATGAAGCAGGCCATCGAGGAGGGCTACATCCTCGACGTGCTGACCGGGTATCACTCGTTCAAGCTGGCGTTCCAGATCGGACAGAACGCCGGCGGCGGGACCGAGGTGGACCAGAGCGAAGCCACCAAGGCGGTGATGAAGTGGGTGAAGCTGAACCCGCAGACCATCAGCCAGAAGTCCGCGATCATCGTCGAACACTTCCGGGAGAAGGTCGCCGAGCTGCTCGACGGGCACGCGAAGGCGATGGTGGTCACCGACTCCCGCAAGGCTGCCGTCCGGTACAAGCTGGCGATCGACGACTACATCGCGAGGAAGGGCTACGGCTCCGGCACCCTGGTGGCGTTCTCCGGGGCCGTGCAGGACCCCGAGTCGGGGCCGGACGACTTCACCGAGGCGAACATGAACCCCGGTGTGCGCGATCTGCGGACGGCGTTTCGCGGCGATCCGTACCAGATCATGATCGTCGCCAATAAGTTCCAGACCGGATTCGACCAACCGCTGCTGTGCGCCATGTACGTCGACCGGATCCTGTCCGGTGTGACCGCGGTGCAGACCCTGTCGCGGCTCAACCGCACCTACCGCACCCCGTCCGGTGTCGCCAAGACCGCGGCCGATACCCAGGTGGTGGACTTCGTCAACGAGCCGGCGGCGATCCGCGAGGCGTTCGAGCCGTACTTCACCGACGCGTTCCTGGAGACCGCGACCGACCCGAACCTGGTGCACGACCTCGCCGCGAAGCTCGACACGTTCGGGATCTACACCCAGGCCGAGATCGACCAGTGCGCCGAGGCATTCGTCAAGGGGAAGGGCAACCACGCCCTGTCCGCAGCGATCGACCCCGGCAAGAAACGCTTCGCCGAGCGCTATCAGGCCGCGCTGATCGACAACGGCGGGGAGGGCGACAAGGCCGCGATCGCCGAGCTGGACATGTTCCGCAAGGACGTCGGATCGTTTGTGCGGCTCTACGACTTCATGTCCCAGATCATCGACTACGGCGACCCCGAGTTGGAGAAGAAGCAGGTCTACCTGCGGAACCTGGAGCGGGTCATCCGGCCGGAGAACTACACCGCGCCGATCGACCTGTCCGACGTGGTCCTCAAGCACGTCAAACAAATCGACAAGGGCCGCGTCGACATCGGGCTGGGTACCCGGACCGGGCTGGTCGGTGTGACCGCAGCCGGGTCGGGGGAGAAGCGAGACCCGAAAATGGTTGCGTTCCAACAGGTCCTCGACCGGCTCAACGACCTGTTCGGGTCCGAGGACTTCACCGAGTCGCAGAAGGTGTCGTTCTTGGAGGCGCTGCTGGCAACGTTGCTCGACGACCACGCACTGGTGCAGCAGGCGAAAGTCAACTCCGCCAAGCAGTTTGTCGAGTCACCGGACTTCGACGATGCGGTCACCGGTGCGGTCGTGGACAACCAGGGTGCTCACGCGAAGATGAGCGACTACTTCTTCACCAATGCGCCCGGCCGGACTCACCTGATCTCCGACATCGCGAAGTGGTTCCATCAGGTGGTGTCCGCAGCCGGGTGA
- a CDS encoding NUDIX hydrolase, whose translation MMWPLVALLVLIIVVLLVLGTWAFQTANRLDRLHVRYDLSWQALDAALARRAVVARAVAVDAYGPTPEGRRLSALADAAERAPRVAREQAENELSGALSTVDPERLPAVMVAELADAEARVLLARRFHNDAVRDTCALRERTMVRALRLGGHAAAPTYFEIAERAGAPGAADPRTSARVVLIDPAGAVLVLCGSDPAITDGTARRWWFTVGGQALAGEPLADTAVRELAEETGLRAAAADLIGPVWRRDSVIDFNGSVMRSREFYFVYRTPRFELSLAGRTALERRYIHGHRWCDAAALAALNDEGETVYPLQLPELLAEAAAVADTGVAPAEPAVIR comes from the coding sequence ATGATGTGGCCGCTCGTCGCGCTGCTGGTGCTGATCATCGTGGTGCTGCTGGTGCTGGGCACCTGGGCGTTTCAGACCGCCAACCGGCTGGACCGGCTGCACGTGCGCTACGACTTGTCCTGGCAGGCCCTCGACGCCGCGCTGGCCCGCCGCGCCGTGGTGGCCCGGGCGGTCGCCGTCGACGCCTACGGGCCGACGCCGGAGGGCCGCCGGCTCTCCGCGCTCGCCGACGCCGCCGAGCGGGCTCCCCGGGTGGCCCGGGAGCAGGCCGAGAACGAGCTGTCCGGGGCGCTGAGCACGGTGGACCCCGAGCGGCTGCCCGCGGTGATGGTCGCCGAGCTGGCCGACGCGGAGGCCCGGGTGCTGCTGGCCCGGCGCTTCCACAACGACGCCGTCCGCGACACCTGCGCGCTGCGGGAACGCACCATGGTCCGGGCGCTGCGGCTGGGCGGGCACGCCGCCGCGCCGACTTACTTCGAGATCGCCGAGCGCGCCGGTGCGCCCGGGGCCGCCGACCCGCGGACCTCGGCGCGGGTGGTGCTGATCGACCCGGCCGGGGCGGTGCTGGTGCTGTGCGGCTCGGACCCGGCGATCACCGACGGCACCGCGCGGCGCTGGTGGTTCACCGTCGGCGGGCAGGCGCTGGCCGGCGAGCCGCTGGCCGACACCGCGGTGCGCGAACTCGCCGAGGAGACCGGGCTGCGGGCCGCCGCGGCCGATCTGATCGGGCCGGTGTGGCGCCGGGACTCGGTGATCGACTTCAACGGCTCGGTGATGCGCAGCCGGGAGTTCTACTTCGTCTACCGCACGCCGCGCTTCGAACTGTCGCTGGCCGGGCGCACCGCGCTGGAACGCCGCTACATTCACGGGCACCGCTGGTGCGACGCCGCCGCGCTGGCCGCGCTGAACGACGAGGGCGAAACGGTGTACCCGCTGCAACTGCCGGAGCTGCTGGCCGAGGCCGCGGCCGTCGCCGACACCGGAGTGGCCCCGGCCGAGCCCGCGGTGATCCGGTAG
- a CDS encoding CopG family ribbon-helix-helix protein: MKTAISLPDDAAERFDRIAQRHGMTRSEFYRRAAEQYADELADADLTAQINDAIEAVGQPGGSSTELRRTANARLADASDEW, translated from the coding sequence ATGAAGACCGCGATAAGTCTCCCGGATGACGCCGCCGAGCGGTTCGACCGGATCGCGCAGCGGCACGGGATGACACGGTCGGAGTTCTATCGGCGCGCGGCCGAGCAGTACGCCGACGAGTTGGCCGATGCGGATCTGACGGCGCAGATCAATGACGCCATCGAGGCCGTTGGGCAGCCCGGGGGCAGCTCCACCGAGCTGCGTCGAACCGCGAATGCCCGTCTGGCTGACGCATCGGACGAGTGGTGA
- a CDS encoding excisionase family DNA-binding protein, giving the protein MSSASAEIVNPAPADANGLADVLSFIEAHEARHRTSPEPAFFLSGASEHDRVELTEQLHEVLKRAAHALSHGQSISILTRDQEISTQQAAEILGLSRPTVVRLIDDGELAAHVPGTVRRKLRLADVLAYREKLHTRRNRFIAESMEEFADADADEVAELLAEAKRKR; this is encoded by the coding sequence TTGAGCAGCGCCTCCGCGGAGATTGTCAACCCGGCTCCGGCCGACGCCAATGGACTTGCCGATGTCCTGAGCTTCATCGAGGCGCACGAGGCCCGTCACCGGACCTCTCCCGAGCCTGCCTTCTTCCTGTCCGGCGCGAGCGAACATGACCGCGTCGAACTGACCGAACAGCTTCACGAAGTCCTCAAGCGTGCCGCCCACGCTCTCAGCCATGGCCAGTCGATCAGCATCCTGACCCGCGACCAGGAAATCTCCACCCAGCAGGCCGCCGAGATCCTCGGCCTCAGCCGCCCCACGGTGGTTCGCCTCATCGATGACGGCGAGCTAGCCGCCCACGTGCCCGGCACGGTCCGACGCAAGCTTCGGCTTGCCGATGTCCTTGCCTACCGCGAGAAGCTTCACACCCGGCGCAACCGGTTCATCGCCGAGAGTATGGAGGAGTTCGCCGACGCCGACGCCGACGAAGTCGCCGAGTTGCTCGCCGAGGCGAAACGCAAGCGTTGA
- a CDS encoding PIN domain-containing protein, which produces MYRAVLDTCALVPSLQRDFLPQLAAEEAYAPLWGSGILFELDYVLAGLHDRRGTSDSASRRQYLFDQLKQAFPGSQVHAPKGREYSYGLNDRNDGHVAHAAIIGKADAIVTDDRRAGFSTARVLVEAEIETLYPHQFAANTVSAHPHAGLRALREMSNRRANPPQTPEQVLELLVTRHRMTSVAEILLPLLAADS; this is translated from the coding sequence GTGTATCGCGCCGTCCTCGACACCTGTGCCCTGGTGCCCAGCCTTCAGCGTGACTTCCTGCCGCAGCTGGCCGCCGAGGAGGCATACGCGCCGCTGTGGGGGTCCGGGATCCTCTTCGAGCTGGACTACGTACTCGCCGGCCTGCACGACAGGCGCGGGACCAGTGATAGCGCCAGTCGCCGGCAGTACCTTTTCGATCAGCTTAAGCAAGCGTTTCCGGGCTCCCAGGTCCACGCACCCAAAGGCCGCGAGTACAGCTACGGACTCAACGATCGCAATGACGGCCACGTCGCCCACGCCGCGATCATCGGCAAAGCCGATGCCATCGTCACCGACGATCGACGTGCCGGGTTCAGCACAGCACGCGTGCTCGTGGAGGCCGAGATCGAGACCTTGTATCCCCATCAGTTCGCCGCCAACACCGTCTCAGCACACCCGCACGCTGGCCTGCGGGCTTTGCGAGAGATGTCAAACCGCCGGGCCAACCCGCCGCAGACACCGGAGCAGGTCCTTGAGCTGCTGGTGACGCGGCACAGGATGACGTCGGTCGCCGAGATCCTGTTGCCGCTACTGGCAGCGGACAGCTGA